The Actinomadura sp. WMMB 499 genome includes a window with the following:
- a CDS encoding nucleic acid/nucleotide deaminase domain-containing protein produces the protein MTPRGGRGRARSRARNQAAQGIFGKSAGELFRVSGAKGNVIGLDPTKIGKKTRDGWAKKRPSRVPPEGDRVKSRKIDPDSPNLSRRDREMADAIKATRKHNGHDRGSNNYAAIRYIDSDGNRRILVTHSDGVHSERMGANYLLDQGIPKRNILDLATERSPCDKRSAYCDQWMKLHIPKTPSTHYTDYDINGTSRSAANRWVDGWARRAVHGS, from the coding sequence ATGACTCCGCGAGGAGGACGCGGCAGGGCCCGGTCCCGAGCGAGGAACCAGGCGGCCCAAGGCATCTTCGGCAAGAGCGCGGGCGAACTCTTCCGGGTCTCGGGCGCCAAAGGAAATGTCATCGGGCTCGATCCGACGAAGATCGGCAAGAAGACGCGTGACGGCTGGGCCAAGAAACGCCCGTCCCGGGTCCCCCCGGAGGGCGACCGCGTCAAGTCCCGCAAGATCGACCCGGACAGCCCGAACCTGAGCCGCAGGGACCGCGAGATGGCCGATGCCATCAAAGCGACACGGAAACATAACGGACACGATCGGGGCAGCAACAACTACGCCGCCATCAGATACATCGATTCCGACGGCAATCGCCGCATCCTGGTCACGCACAGCGATGGAGTACACTCGGAACGCATGGGCGCGAACTATCTACTGGACCAGGGAATACCCAAGAGAAACATCCTCGACCTGGCCACCGAGAGGTCGCCCTGCGACAAACGTTCCGCGTACTGCGATCAATGGATGAAATTGCACATCCCCAAAACACCCTCAACGCACTACACCGACTACGACATCAACGGGACCAGCCGCTCCGCCGCCAACAGATGGGTTGACGGGTGGGCCCGCCGAGCGGTGCACGGCTCCTGA
- a CDS encoding WXG100 family type VII secretion target, producing MTVNGYEVRPETLRSAAKALSAAGDKLTQEWSGLKSTVQGMGQPWGADDIGMLIGESYTAIEAQADESFTGSAEELSGYGEKLTALADNHEKAEQQMVGEVTSISAALNGTGVQQV from the coding sequence ATGACCGTCAACGGGTACGAGGTGCGTCCGGAGACGCTGCGCAGTGCGGCGAAGGCGCTGTCGGCGGCGGGCGACAAGCTCACGCAGGAGTGGTCGGGCCTGAAGTCGACGGTGCAGGGGATGGGGCAGCCGTGGGGCGCCGACGACATCGGCATGCTGATCGGGGAGTCCTACACGGCCATTGAGGCGCAGGCGGACGAGTCGTTCACCGGGTCCGCCGAGGAACTGTCGGGGTACGGCGAGAAGCTGACCGCGTTGGCCGACAACCACGAGAAGGCCGAACAGCAGATGGTCGGGGAGGTCACGTCGATCTCGGCGGCGCTGAACGGGACCGGAGTGCAGCAGGTCTGA
- a CDS encoding SUKH-4 family immunity protein, with translation MIETFGTEQVRRFPEATLPAGLTHQPTRTFLAETGLPTELRSGFLSTEDPADESWMQPLPELYQEMSTGRRGKWKWPLPEGAEHCYVLGRFEGGSIILDGSTGELRFIPDWNEPPSPLHSDVNALAYFMYLIEVNRDVYAHERVESEIGDDPDAQAAAYLAVARVLAERLYEADPTPFPEGVREPWANDFAGPWTVAFFDIAEGMWS, from the coding sequence TTGATCGAGACGTTCGGCACGGAGCAGGTCCGGCGCTTCCCCGAAGCCACGCTTCCTGCGGGCTTGACCCATCAGCCGACACGCACCTTCCTCGCCGAAACCGGCCTGCCGACGGAACTGCGATCGGGCTTTCTGAGCACCGAGGACCCCGCGGACGAAAGCTGGATGCAGCCCCTGCCGGAGCTCTACCAGGAAATGAGCACGGGACGCCGCGGAAAATGGAAATGGCCCCTCCCCGAAGGCGCCGAGCACTGCTATGTCCTCGGTAGATTCGAAGGCGGCAGCATCATCCTCGACGGCTCGACGGGCGAACTCCGATTCATACCGGACTGGAACGAACCGCCCTCCCCCCTGCACAGCGATGTGAACGCACTCGCCTACTTCATGTACCTCATCGAGGTCAATCGCGACGTCTACGCGCACGAGCGGGTGGAGTCGGAGATAGGCGACGACCCGGACGCCCAGGCCGCTGCCTATCTCGCGGTGGCCAGAGTCCTGGCCGAAAGGCTCTACGAAGCCGACCCGACTCCCTTCCCCGAAGGCGTCCGGGAGCCATGGGCGAACGACTTCGCCGGACCGTGGACCGTCGCGTTCTTCGACATCGCCGAGGGCATGTGGTCGTGA
- a CDS encoding YbaB/EbfC family nucleoid-associated protein encodes MDSASNDLDRMLTDARKTLESMRQGKTPPPAAGDAETVRGVGEAGEGRVKVTAVSGGRLEKVEINPRAMRLSAEELGEHLVTAANAALDDLRQNAGDAGGPVVDTERLGKQVEEIQNESLRQMTMISQAFNDAISKVRGGGK; translated from the coding sequence GTGGACTCTGCGAGCAACGATCTCGACCGCATGCTGACCGACGCCCGCAAGACGCTCGAATCGATGCGGCAGGGCAAGACCCCGCCTCCCGCCGCGGGCGACGCGGAGACCGTCCGGGGCGTCGGTGAGGCGGGCGAGGGCAGGGTCAAGGTCACCGCGGTGTCGGGCGGCCGGCTCGAGAAGGTCGAGATCAACCCGCGCGCGATGCGGCTGTCGGCGGAGGAACTGGGCGAGCACCTGGTGACGGCCGCGAACGCCGCGCTCGACGACCTGCGGCAGAACGCGGGGGACGCCGGTGGCCCGGTGGTGGACACCGAGCGGCTCGGCAAGCAGGTCGAGGAGATCCAGAACGAGAGCCTGCGCCAGATGACGATGATCAGCCAGGCTTTCAACGACGCCATTTCCAAGGTTCGCGGCGGCGGCAAGTGA